One Fusobacterium ulcerans DNA segment encodes these proteins:
- the thrS gene encoding threonine--tRNA ligase, producing the protein MKVELPSGDIKEFEGQVNMFEVAKSISNSLAKKAVAVKIDGTLMDMATILDRDAKVEFIPADSEEGEEVIRHSTAHLMAQAVIRLFPGTKVAIGPAIENGFYYDFDPKEQFTEEDLVKIEAEMKKIVKENEKIERVMMTREEAIEHFEKLGEIYKVEIIKEIAQGEILSFYKQGEFMDLCRGPHVPSTSYLKAFKLKSVAGAYWRGDSNNKMLQRIYGFAFSDEAKLKAYLTLLEEAERRDHRKLGKELDLFFVSEYGPGFPIFLPKGMVIRNTLIDLWRREHTLAGYQEITTPIMLNKELWEISGHWFNYRENMYTSTIDETEFAIKPMNCPGGILAYKYQLHSYKDFPIRCGELGTVHRHEFSGALHGLMRVRSFTQDDAHIFMTPDQIEEEIIGVVELIDKFYSKLFGFEYHIELSTKPEKAIGSNEIWEKAEAALAGALDKIGKPYKLNPGDGAFYGPKLDFKIKDAIGRTWQCGTIQLDFNLPERFDISYIGEDGEKHRPVMIHRVVYGSIERFIGILIEHFAGAFPLWLAPTQVKILTINDEVVPYAKEIFKALQERGIRAEIDDRAESIGYKIREANGKYKVPVQLILGKNEVENREVNIRKFGSQQQESMKLDEFLDIIVDEAKIRFDK; encoded by the coding sequence ATGAAAGTAGAATTACCAAGCGGAGATATAAAAGAATTTGAAGGGCAAGTTAATATGTTTGAAGTAGCAAAGAGTATCAGCAACTCTTTAGCAAAAAAAGCAGTAGCTGTTAAAATAGATGGAACACTAATGGATATGGCAACAATTTTAGACAGAGATGCAAAAGTAGAATTTATACCAGCTGACAGTGAAGAGGGAGAAGAGGTAATAAGACACTCAACAGCTCACTTGATGGCTCAAGCTGTTATCAGATTATTCCCAGGAACAAAAGTAGCAATAGGACCAGCTATAGAAAATGGATTCTATTATGACTTTGATCCAAAGGAGCAGTTTACAGAAGAAGATTTAGTAAAAATTGAAGCTGAAATGAAGAAAATAGTAAAAGAAAATGAAAAAATTGAAAGAGTTATGATGACTAGAGAGGAAGCTATAGAGCACTTTGAAAAATTAGGTGAAATCTATAAAGTGGAAATCATAAAAGAAATAGCTCAAGGAGAAATACTTTCTTTCTACAAACAGGGAGAATTTATGGATCTATGTAGAGGACCTCATGTACCTTCTACATCATACTTGAAAGCTTTCAAATTAAAATCAGTTGCTGGAGCTTATTGGAGAGGAGACTCTAACAATAAAATGCTTCAAAGAATATACGGATTTGCTTTCTCTGATGAAGCTAAATTAAAAGCTTATTTAACTCTATTAGAAGAAGCGGAAAGAAGAGACCATAGAAAATTAGGAAAAGAATTAGATTTATTCTTTGTAAGCGAATATGGACCAGGATTCCCAATATTTCTTCCAAAAGGAATGGTTATAAGAAATACTCTTATAGACCTTTGGAGAAGAGAGCATACTCTTGCTGGATATCAGGAAATCACTACTCCAATAATGCTTAATAAAGAATTATGGGAAATTTCAGGTCACTGGTTTAATTATAGAGAAAATATGTATACTTCAACAATAGATGAGACTGAATTTGCTATAAAACCTATGAACTGCCCAGGTGGGATCTTAGCATATAAATATCAATTACATTCATATAAAGATTTCCCAATCAGATGTGGAGAATTAGGAACAGTTCACAGACATGAATTTTCAGGAGCTTTACATGGACTTATGAGAGTAAGATCATTCACTCAGGATGATGCTCATATATTTATGACTCCAGATCAAATAGAAGAAGAAATCATTGGAGTAGTTGAACTGATAGATAAATTCTACAGCAAACTATTCGGATTTGAATATCATATTGAATTATCAACTAAACCAGAAAAAGCAATTGGTTCAAATGAAATATGGGAAAAAGCAGAAGCTGCACTTGCTGGAGCTCTTGATAAAATTGGAAAACCATATAAATTAAATCCTGGAGATGGAGCTTTCTACGGACCTAAATTAGACTTCAAAATCAAAGATGCTATTGGAAGAACTTGGCAATGTGGAACTATCCAGTTAGACTTCAATCTTCCTGAAAGATTTGATATCAGCTATATTGGAGAAGATGGTGAAAAACATAGACCAGTAATGATTCACAGAGTTGTTTATGGTTCGATCGAAAGATTTATCGGAATCCTTATTGAACACTTTGCAGGAGCTTTCCCATTATGGTTGGCACCTACTCAAGTAAAAATATTAACTATCAATGATGAAGTAGTTCCTTATGCTAAAGAGATATTTAAAGCTCTTCAAGAAAGAGGAATCAGAGCAGAAATTGATGACAGAGCAGAATCTATTGGATATAAAATCAGAGAAGCTAACGGAAAATATAAAGTTCCTGTACAGCTTATTTTAGGTAAAAATGAAGTTGAAAACAGAGAAGTGAATATAAGAAAATTCGGTTCTCAACAACAAGAATCTATGAAGCTGGATGAATTCTTAGATATTATTGTAGATGAAGCTAAAATAAGATTTGACAAATAG
- the trxA gene encoding thioredoxin, protein MSSLINLNEITFKEEVINNKGIVIVDFWAEWCGPCKVLAPILEEISEEGKVKIYKVNVDENPSLAGQFGIKSIPTMVVFENGIRVDQVVGLRPKEEIKEKLAAY, encoded by the coding sequence GTGAGCAGTTTAATCAATCTGAATGAGATTACTTTTAAAGAAGAAGTTATAAATAATAAAGGGATTGTAATTGTGGATTTTTGGGCTGAATGGTGTGGACCTTGCAAAGTGCTTGCTCCAATTTTAGAAGAAATTTCTGAAGAGGGAAAAGTAAAGATATACAAAGTTAATGTTGATGAAAATCCAAGCTTGGCAGGACAATTTGGAATAAAGAGTATCCCAACGATGGTAGTTTTTGAAAATGGGATAAGAGTAGACCAGGTAGTTGGATTAAGACCTAAAGAAGAAATAAAAGAAAAGCTAGCTGCATATTAA
- a CDS encoding FAD-dependent oxidoreductase, whose product MEMKKWRCTICGEEFEGENPPEVCPVCNVGSEFFEEVKAEEKTTPSINRDEKKKVISGKAWKCTVCDEIFPDGEVPDTCPVCGVGKELFEEIEIKPVSETSWKCTVCSEVIDGEECPAVCPVCGAGKEAFIKIENKKEENLNKEEKVIIIGGGVAAVSAADAVRSKNKLADIQIIGKESVMPYYRTMLTEHLYADMPEEKLKIKKDKWYEEKNIKITIGDAVKSVSAKDKKVTLESGKEYLYDKLILATGSECFIPPIKNASLDGVFTIRSMKDTENVKEYVKKCKRAVVIGGGVLGLEAAWGLKELGMEVSVIEMMQRILPRQLDEKGSKILEQAIVRSGVKVYKGVVVDHLEGEGKVSSVVLEKGEHIMADLVVISAGILPNKQLAVDMGLQTGRGIIVNEKMETSEKDIYACGDAAEYEGKVIGLWQIAMEQGKTAGINASGDSAVYKEQIQPLNFDGMNIKLISIGLIGNGKECEEFIEDIDTKKSIYKKLYFEENKLKGAILIGDVSKGITIIKSVRENTEKNILLGKLYS is encoded by the coding sequence ATGGAAATGAAAAAATGGAGATGTACAATATGTGGAGAAGAATTTGAAGGAGAGAATCCACCAGAGGTATGTCCTGTATGCAATGTAGGAAGTGAATTTTTTGAAGAAGTAAAAGCTGAAGAAAAAACAACACCTTCTATAAATAGAGATGAAAAGAAAAAAGTTATTTCAGGAAAAGCATGGAAATGTACAGTATGTGATGAAATATTTCCTGATGGTGAAGTGCCTGATACCTGTCCTGTGTGTGGAGTAGGAAAAGAACTTTTTGAAGAAATAGAGATTAAACCAGTTTCAGAAACAAGCTGGAAGTGTACAGTATGCAGTGAAGTAATAGATGGAGAAGAGTGCCCAGCTGTATGTCCTGTATGTGGAGCAGGAAAAGAAGCCTTTATAAAAATAGAAAATAAAAAAGAAGAGAATTTAAATAAAGAGGAAAAAGTAATTATAATTGGTGGAGGAGTAGCCGCAGTATCAGCAGCAGATGCTGTGAGAAGTAAAAATAAACTGGCAGATATTCAAATTATAGGAAAAGAAAGTGTAATGCCATATTATAGAACTATGTTGACAGAGCATCTTTATGCTGATATGCCAGAAGAAAAATTGAAAATAAAAAAAGATAAATGGTATGAGGAAAAAAATATAAAGATAACTATAGGAGATGCAGTGAAATCTGTATCAGCTAAGGATAAAAAAGTAACTTTAGAAAGCGGAAAAGAGTACTTATATGATAAATTGATATTGGCTACTGGATCAGAATGTTTTATCCCGCCTATAAAAAATGCTTCTTTAGATGGAGTTTTTACTATTAGAAGTATGAAAGATACAGAAAATGTAAAAGAATATGTAAAGAAATGTAAAAGAGCAGTTGTTATTGGTGGAGGAGTTCTTGGACTGGAGGCAGCATGGGGACTGAAAGAGCTGGGAATGGAAGTTTCAGTAATAGAAATGATGCAGAGAATTTTACCTAGACAGCTAGATGAAAAAGGATCTAAAATATTAGAGCAGGCAATAGTGCGTTCAGGAGTAAAGGTATATAAAGGTGTAGTTGTTGATCATTTGGAGGGAGAAGGAAAAGTATCTTCTGTTGTTCTTGAAAAAGGAGAACATATTATGGCAGATTTAGTAGTTATAAGTGCAGGAATACTTCCTAATAAACAACTAGCTGTGGATATGGGGCTTCAAACTGGAAGAGGAATAATCGTAAATGAAAAAATGGAAACTTCTGAAAAAGATATTTATGCTTGTGGAGATGCAGCAGAATATGAAGGAAAAGTAATAGGACTTTGGCAGATAGCTATGGAACAGGGAAAAACAGCAGGAATAAATGCAAGTGGAGATAGTGCTGTTTATAAGGAACAAATTCAGCCGCTTAATTTTGATGGAATGAATATCAAACTTATTTCTATCGGTTTGATTGGAAATGGAAAAGAGTGTGAAGAGTTTATTGAAGATATAGACACTAAAAAAAGTATTTATAAAAAATTATATTTTGAGGAAAATAAGCTAAAAGGTGCTATATTGATAGGAGATGTTTCAAAAGGTATCACAATAATAAAAAGTGTCAGAGAAAACACTGAAAAGAACATTCTTTTAGGAAAGCTATACTCTTAA